The following proteins are co-located in the Haloplanus sp. HW8-1 genome:
- the trxA gene encoding thioredoxin produces the protein MSKSTAEQSEPIHVEDADHLDDLLSEHAVVLVDYYADWCGPCKMLEPTVEEIAAETDAVVLKVDIDALQELAQERGIRSVPTLEFYANGEQAERLIGVQDKADLVEIVENLS, from the coding sequence ATGAGCAAGTCGACCGCGGAGCAGTCCGAACCCATCCACGTCGAAGACGCCGACCACCTGGACGATCTCCTCTCGGAGCACGCCGTCGTCCTGGTCGACTACTACGCCGACTGGTGTGGCCCCTGCAAGATGCTGGAGCCGACCGTCGAGGAGATCGCCGCCGAGACGGACGCGGTCGTCCTGAAAGTCGACATCGACGCGCTGCAGGAACTCGCCCAGGAGCGTGGCATCCGCAGCGTCCCGACCCTCGAGTTCTACGCGAACGGCGAGCAGGCCGAACGACTGATCGGCGTCCAGGACAAGGCGGACCTGGTCGAGATCGTCGAGAACCTCTCCTGA
- a CDS encoding 2,5-diamino-6-(ribosylamino)-4(3H)-pyrimidinone 5'-phosphate reductase, whose amino-acid sequence MEVVVNAATSVDGKLSTRERRQVRISGEADFARVDRLRAAADAVLVGVGTVLADDPHLGVKSEDRRVERLRNGRSANPARVVADSRARTPPDATVLDDDADTYLLVSAAAPAARRETLRAAGATVIEAGEERVDLPAAVDRLDADGMDRLLAEGGGELVFSLFEADLVDELSVFVGSLVIGGREAPTLADGEGFVADFPALDLVDVERVDDGVVLRYRRP is encoded by the coding sequence ATGGAAGTCGTCGTCAATGCGGCGACGAGCGTCGACGGGAAGCTCTCGACCCGCGAACGTCGGCAGGTTCGGATCTCGGGCGAGGCGGATTTCGCCCGCGTGGATCGGCTGCGGGCGGCCGCCGACGCCGTCCTCGTCGGCGTCGGGACCGTCCTCGCGGACGACCCCCACCTCGGGGTGAAATCGGAGGATCGACGGGTCGAACGCCTGCGAAACGGTCGGTCGGCCAACCCGGCCCGTGTCGTCGCCGACTCCCGGGCCCGGACGCCGCCCGACGCGACGGTACTGGACGACGACGCCGACACCTACCTGCTCGTCTCGGCGGCGGCGCCCGCGGCGCGCCGCGAGACGCTGCGAGCGGCGGGAGCGACCGTGATCGAGGCCGGCGAGGAGCGGGTCGACCTGCCAGCCGCGGTCGATCGACTGGACGCCGACGGGATGGATCGCTTGCTCGCCGAGGGCGGCGGCGAACTCGTCTTCTCGCTGTTCGAGGCCGACCTGGTGGACGAACTCAGCGTGTTCGTGGGGTCGCTCGTGATCGGCGGCCGCGAGGCGCCGACCCTCGCCGACGGCGAGGGGTTCGTCGCTGACTTCCCGGCGCTGGATCTCGTGGACGTCGAACGGGTCGACGACGGGGTCGTCCTCAGATACCGCCGACCCTGA
- a CDS encoding MFS transporter — translation MTRRLFGTLCGLVFCVNFGRVAFAPLLETFRTTFQVGTGAVGLVATLVWVGTAVPRIPVGYLVTRVSRGRIVLGAGVLLTVASALTATAGALPLLQAGAFAIGVASGAYYAAAVPLIGDLYPDRVGQAVGIHGTAAQAAAVVAPTLTVTLVAVESWRAVFWLLAALGATLTLLVFLVARRLDGGVPRGGDHDFVAALSHWRIILAAVVMVGGAGFVWQGVFNFYVTYLITTKGLVAGRAGTLLTVAFAAGLPAFWLGGGLADRLPHVPYILTLGVGVASGVAALTVVRSLVALVAVSVGLGLVAHSLFPALDAYVLGTVPDNRGSAYAVYGGLALAVQATGSSAVGFLGETYPFDAIFRGFALALLALVACLAALYLRGVLPTATD, via the coding sequence GTGACACGTCGGCTGTTCGGCACGCTCTGTGGGCTGGTGTTCTGTGTCAACTTCGGGCGGGTGGCGTTTGCCCCCTTGCTCGAGACGTTCCGGACCACGTTCCAGGTGGGCACGGGAGCGGTCGGACTCGTGGCGACGCTCGTCTGGGTCGGCACGGCGGTCCCGCGCATCCCCGTGGGCTACCTGGTGACGCGGGTCTCGCGGGGGCGGATCGTGCTCGGAGCGGGCGTCCTCCTCACGGTGGCGTCGGCGCTGACCGCCACGGCGGGGGCGCTCCCGCTTTTGCAGGCCGGCGCGTTCGCCATCGGCGTCGCCTCCGGGGCGTACTACGCGGCGGCGGTGCCCCTCATCGGCGACCTCTATCCCGACCGCGTGGGACAGGCGGTCGGCATCCACGGGACGGCCGCACAGGCGGCGGCGGTCGTCGCACCGACGCTCACGGTCACCCTCGTGGCCGTCGAGTCGTGGCGCGCCGTCTTCTGGCTGCTGGCGGCACTCGGGGCGACGCTGACGCTCCTCGTGTTCCTCGTGGCCCGGCGACTGGACGGCGGGGTTCCCCGGGGTGGCGACCACGACTTCGTCGCGGCGCTCTCCCACTGGCGGATCATCCTCGCGGCCGTCGTGATGGTCGGCGGCGCGGGCTTCGTCTGGCAGGGCGTGTTCAACTTCTATGTCACGTACCTGATCACGACCAAGGGACTGGTCGCCGGCCGGGCGGGGACGCTCCTGACGGTGGCGTTCGCCGCCGGCCTGCCGGCGTTCTGGCTGGGTGGTGGGCTCGCCGACCGCCTCCCCCACGTCCCCTACATCCTGACGCTGGGGGTGGGCGTCGCGTCGGGCGTCGCGGCCCTGACCGTCGTCCGGTCGCTCGTCGCCTTGGTGGCAGTGAGCGTCGGCCTCGGCCTCGTCGCACACAGTCTCTTTCCGGCCCTCGACGCGTACGTTCTGGGGACGGTCCCCGACAACCGCGGCAGCGCCTACGCCGTCTACGGGGGCCTCGCGCTCGCCGTCCAGGCAACCGGGAGCAGCGCCGTCGGCTTCCTCGGTGAGACCTACCCGTTCGACGCTATCTTCCGCGGCTTCGCCCTCGCCCTCCTTGCGCTCGTTGCCTGCCTCGCGGCCCTGTATCTGCGCGGCGTCCTCCCGACCGCCACCGACTGA
- a CDS encoding NAD(P)H-hydrate dehydratase, which yields MITADRMAAVDENAAALGVPRKQLMESSGNAVAGAVRRVADPGAAVALVCGRGNNGGDAFVAARFLDDYDPTIHLLGRPETIGTDIARENWAALTAADYDTRIVRDSRVLDLGDPDVVVDAMLGTGVTGALRQPERSAAAAINDSAATVVAVDVPTGVDADTGQAAGVAVDADRVVTFHDAKPGLDDYEVTVADIGIPAAAELFVGPGDRRLLSRPGDAHKGDFGEVLVVGGGPYTGAPALAAQAAMRAGADLVRVACPRAVAREVQGFEAGLILRPFDGDKLTVEELPHVRDLAAAHDAVVFGPGLGDHEATLAAVRAFLADYDGRAVIDADALAVVPEVDTDATLLCTPHQGELRAMGGPSADDWRDRLDAVSDFAADLGHTLLVKGAHDVVSDGDRSRVNRTGNPGMTVGGTGDVLAGAAGALLATQDPVDAGALAAYANGLAGDRIVDRQGYGLLASDLLSDLPRSLWGGADE from the coding sequence ATGATCACCGCAGACCGGATGGCGGCCGTCGACGAGAACGCGGCCGCTCTCGGTGTCCCGCGCAAGCAGTTGATGGAGTCGAGCGGCAACGCCGTCGCGGGGGCGGTGCGGCGGGTCGCCGACCCCGGCGCCGCCGTCGCCCTCGTCTGTGGCCGCGGCAACAACGGCGGCGACGCCTTCGTCGCCGCCCGCTTTCTCGACGACTACGACCCGACGATCCACCTGCTCGGTCGCCCCGAGACAATCGGAACCGACATCGCCCGCGAGAACTGGGCGGCGCTTACGGCCGCCGACTACGACACCCGGATCGTCCGCGACTCGCGGGTCCTCGACCTCGGCGATCCGGACGTCGTGGTCGACGCCATGCTCGGCACGGGCGTGACGGGGGCGCTCCGACAGCCGGAACGATCGGCCGCCGCGGCGATCAACGACTCCGCCGCGACGGTCGTCGCCGTCGACGTCCCCACTGGCGTCGACGCCGACACGGGCCAGGCCGCGGGCGTCGCCGTCGACGCCGACCGCGTCGTCACCTTCCACGACGCCAAGCCCGGCTTGGACGACTACGAGGTGACCGTCGCGGACATCGGCATCCCCGCGGCGGCCGAACTGTTCGTCGGACCGGGGGACCGTCGACTGCTCTCCCGTCCGGGCGACGCTCACAAGGGCGACTTCGGCGAAGTCCTCGTCGTCGGGGGCGGCCCCTACACCGGCGCGCCGGCCCTCGCCGCTCAGGCGGCGATGCGGGCCGGCGCCGACCTCGTCCGCGTGGCCTGTCCTCGCGCTGTCGCCCGCGAGGTCCAGGGGTTCGAGGCGGGGTTGATCCTCCGCCCCTTCGACGGCGACAAACTCACCGTCGAGGAACTGCCACACGTCCGGGACCTCGCGGCCGCCCACGACGCCGTCGTCTTCGGCCCCGGCCTCGGCGACCACGAGGCGACGCTCGCGGCGGTCCGGGCGTTCCTCGCCGACTACGACGGGCGGGCGGTGATCGACGCCGACGCCCTCGCCGTCGTCCCCGAGGTCGACACCGACGCGACGCTCCTCTGTACGCCACACCAGGGCGAACTCCGTGCGATGGGGGGGCCGAGCGCCGACGACTGGCGCGACCGCCTCGACGCCGTCTCCGACTTCGCCGCCGACCTCGGCCACACGCTGCTCGTGAAAGGCGCCCACGACGTCGTTTCGGACGGCGACCGCTCGCGGGTGAACCGCACGGGCAACCCCGGCATGACCGTCGGCGGAACGGGCGACGTCCTCGCGGGCGCCGCCGGCGCCCTCCTCGCCACGCAGGACCCCGTTGACGCCGGCGCCCTCGCCGCGTACGCCAACGGCCTCGCCGGCGACCGGATCGTCGACCGCCAGGGGTACGGCCTGTTGGCGAGCGACCTCCTGTCTGACCTCCCGCGGTCCCTGTGGGGTGGTGCCGATGAGTGA
- a CDS encoding FUN14 domain-containing protein, with translation MFALQLGIDPQQLGIEFGSGAVIGGIIGFAAKKIAKIVALIVGLELALFKFLESRGILTVDWAALSAGLLKTGEGAAGGPPGWVSTILSTLSVSVGFTGGFLLGFRRG, from the coding sequence CTGTTCGCGTTGCAACTGGGAATCGACCCCCAACAACTGGGGATCGAGTTCGGCAGCGGCGCCGTGATCGGGGGGATCATCGGCTTCGCGGCCAAGAAGATCGCCAAGATCGTCGCGCTGATCGTCGGTCTCGAACTCGCGCTGTTCAAGTTCCTCGAATCCCGGGGCATTCTCACCGTCGACTGGGCGGCGCTGTCGGCGGGCCTCCTGAAGACGGGGGAGGGTGCGGCCGGCGGGCCGCCGGGCTGGGTGTCGACGATCCTCTCGACGCTCTCGGTGTCGGTCGGTTTCACCGGCGGGTTCCTGCTGGGCTTCCGGCGGGGATAG
- a CDS encoding ribosome assembly factor SBDS: MISLDEAVTARLESHGERFEVLVDPDAALAIKRGEFEGDLEDVIAAEDVFEDASRGDRPAENDLEEVFGTTDSLEIIPEVITRGEIQITAEQRREMQEQKRKQLINRIARNAVNPQMDDAPHPPERIERALEEAGFRVDPMERVETQVDEALDALRPVIPIRFAEVTVAVQVPADKAGSAQAKIREFGDLDREEWQADGSWIGVLTFPAGMQNEFYDLVNEVTSGEAETRIVKDEDDLNVR; encoded by the coding sequence ATGATTTCGCTCGACGAGGCCGTCACCGCGCGCCTCGAATCCCACGGCGAGCGCTTCGAGGTACTGGTCGATCCCGACGCGGCGCTGGCCATCAAGCGCGGCGAGTTCGAGGGCGACCTGGAGGACGTCATCGCGGCCGAGGACGTCTTCGAGGACGCCTCCCGCGGCGACCGCCCCGCCGAGAACGACCTGGAGGAGGTATTCGGGACGACCGATTCCCTGGAGATCATTCCGGAGGTCATCACGCGCGGCGAGATCCAGATCACCGCCGAGCAGCGCCGCGAGATGCAAGAACAGAAGCGCAAGCAGTTGATCAACCGGATCGCCCGGAACGCGGTCAACCCCCAGATGGACGACGCCCCACACCCGCCGGAGCGCATCGAACGCGCCCTGGAGGAGGCGGGGTTTCGGGTCGACCCCATGGAGCGGGTCGAGACGCAGGTCGACGAGGCGCTCGACGCCCTCCGTCCCGTCATTCCCATCCGTTTCGCCGAGGTGACCGTCGCGGTACAGGTGCCCGCGGACAAGGCGGGGAGCGCCCAGGCGAAGATCCGCGAGTTCGGTGACCTCGACCGCGAGGAGTGGCAGGCCGACGGCTCCTGGATCGGCGTCCTCACCTTCCCCGCCGGGATGCAAAACGAGTTCTACGACCTGGTGAACGAAGTGACGAGCGGCGAGGCCGAAACCCGGATCGTCAAGGACGAGGACGACCTCAACGTCCGATAA
- the hflX gene encoding GTPase HflX yields the protein MRAIVAKRVDRGDADLDEITDLARAAGHEVVGELTQTREEDAAYGFGEGKVEELAALAAERDAGAVIVDNRLGPYQTYNIGSKLPDGAEVVDRFTLILDIFGQRAQTRTAQLQVELAELRYELPRAEAKTSLAKRDERPGFMGLGEYDESRERDIKNQIADIKRELEGLAEKEEARREQRRESGFDLVALAGYTNAGKSTLMRRLAEDLDVTENEDRHPDLDTTAESEDRLFTTLGTTTRRADTGRRDVLLTDTVGFVSDLPHWLVESFESTLGSVYHADLVLLVVDASEPVEEMREKLVTCHDTLYERNEAPIVTVLNKVDRVDDEEFAEKREALSALAPNPVAVSGLTGERVDDLRDRIEAELPDWQFERLVLPMGDDTMSLVSWVHDHANVEAEEYEGEQMVLEFEAPPSVVERARAKAGNLTAVESV from the coding sequence ATGAGAGCGATCGTCGCCAAGCGCGTGGACCGGGGCGACGCCGACCTCGACGAGATCACGGACCTCGCGCGCGCCGCGGGCCACGAAGTGGTCGGCGAACTCACCCAGACCCGCGAGGAGGACGCCGCCTACGGCTTCGGGGAGGGGAAAGTCGAGGAACTCGCCGCGCTGGCGGCCGAGCGCGACGCCGGCGCGGTGATCGTCGACAACCGTCTCGGCCCCTACCAGACGTACAACATCGGCAGCAAACTCCCCGACGGGGCCGAGGTCGTCGACCGCTTCACCCTCATCCTCGACATCTTCGGGCAGCGGGCACAGACCCGCACGGCACAGTTACAGGTCGAACTCGCGGAACTCCGCTACGAACTCCCGCGGGCCGAGGCCAAGACCAGCCTCGCCAAGCGGGACGAGCGCCCCGGCTTCATGGGACTCGGGGAGTACGACGAGAGTCGCGAGCGCGACATCAAAAACCAGATCGCCGACATCAAGCGGGAGCTAGAGGGCCTCGCGGAAAAAGAGGAAGCCCGCCGGGAACAGCGCCGCGAATCCGGCTTCGATCTCGTGGCGCTCGCGGGCTACACCAACGCCGGCAAGTCGACGCTGATGCGCCGTCTGGCCGAGGACCTCGACGTGACGGAAAACGAGGATCGACACCCGGACCTCGACACGACCGCCGAGAGCGAGGACCGACTCTTTACGACGCTGGGGACGACCACCCGCCGGGCCGACACCGGCCGACGGGACGTCCTCCTGACCGATACGGTCGGATTCGTCTCGGATCTGCCCCACTGGCTGGTCGAGTCCTTCGAATCGACGCTCGGCTCGGTGTACCACGCCGACCTCGTCCTCCTCGTGGTGGACGCGAGCGAACCCGTCGAGGAGATGCGTGAGAAACTCGTCACCTGTCACGACACGCTGTACGAGCGCAACGAGGCACCCATCGTCACCGTGTTGAACAAGGTGGACCGCGTCGACGACGAGGAGTTCGCCGAGAAACGGGAGGCGCTGTCGGCGCTCGCCCCGAATCCCGTCGCAGTCTCCGGGCTGACCGGGGAGCGAGTCGACGACCTCCGCGATCGGATCGAGGCGGAACTGCCGGACTGGCAGTTCGAGCGTCTCGTCTTGCCGATGGGCGACGACACCATGAGCCTCGTCTCGTGGGTTCACGACCACGCCAACGTCGAGGCCGAGGAGTACGAAGGGGAGCAGATGGTACTGGAGTTCGAGGCGCCGCCGTCGGTCGTCGAGCGCGCCCGCGCCAAGGCCGGCAATCTGACGGCGGTCGAGTCAGTTTAG
- the moaC gene encoding cyclic pyranopterin monophosphate synthase MoaC: protein MSEDDPADDLTHTDESGSVQMVDVGDKPDTARRAVAEGTIHLQPSTVAAIRADDVEKGDVLATARVGAVQAVKHTWETIPMCHQIPITNVETTFEVGDDRVHLTVAVETTGKTGCEMEALEGVTTGLNVVWDMVKAAEKNADGEYPDTAIRDVRVTEKTKRELN from the coding sequence ATGAGTGAGGACGACCCCGCGGACGACCTGACCCACACCGACGAGTCCGGGTCGGTCCAGATGGTCGACGTGGGCGACAAACCCGACACGGCTCGCCGGGCGGTCGCCGAGGGGACGATCCACCTCCAGCCGTCGACGGTCGCTGCCATCCGCGCCGACGACGTCGAGAAGGGCGATGTACTGGCGACGGCCCGCGTCGGCGCCGTGCAGGCCGTGAAACACACCTGGGAGACGATTCCGATGTGTCACCAGATCCCGATCACGAACGTCGAGACGACGTTCGAGGTGGGCGACGACCGGGTCCACCTCACCGTCGCCGTCGAGACGACCGGCAAGACCGGCTGCGAGATGGAGGCGCTGGAGGGCGTGACGACCGGGCTGAACGTCGTCTGGGACATGGTGAAGGCGGCCGAAAAGAACGCGGACGGCGAATACCCCGACACGGCCATTCGGGACGTGCGCGTGACCGAGAAGACCAAGCGGGAACTAAACTGA